The Juglans regia cultivar Chandler chromosome 2, Walnut 2.0, whole genome shotgun sequence genome includes a window with the following:
- the LOC108991768 gene encoding NAC domain-containing protein 83-like isoform X2, whose protein sequence is MDKFRFAQKGAVVTRLPPGFRFQPTDEEIVFQYLKCKVFSCPLPASIITIPEINVCDYDPWDLPGDLGQEMYFFSHKEARYRNGNRTKRTTNSGYWKAAGSDKKILSSTKNHVVGMKKTLVFYRGKPSLGLRTDWIMHEYRLVDAGTAACIFSQNSLDQLDNWVLCRIFSKKGSTENNDVIIQTSSENKTLKNVVDVMAQQPRLFDFMMEYKTDDLGPVSSSSSSSSSSSTISITQVSSSGANHEEGSACNTST, encoded by the exons ATGGACAAGTTCAGGTTTGCTCAAAAAGGTGCAGTAGTGACCAGATTGCCTCCCGGCTTCCGTTTCCAGCCAACAGATGAAGAGATCGTCTTCCAGTACTTAAAGTGCAAGGTCTTCTCCTGCCCGTTGCCTGCCTCAATAATCACTATTCCTGAGATCAATGTCTGCGATTACGATCCTTGGGATTTGCCAg GTGATTTGGGGCAAGAGATGTATTTTTTCAGCCATAAGGAAGCAAGATATCGGAATGGGAACCGAACCAAACGGACAACTAATTCTGGTTACTGGAAGGCAGCCGGCTCAGACAAAAAGATCCTATCTTCTACAAAGAATCATGTGGTGGGAATGAAAAAGACTCTGGTTTTCTATAGAGGGAAGCCCTCCCTAGGATTGAGAACTGATTGGATTATGCATGAATACCGTCTTGTCGATGCAGGAACTGCAGCTTGCATTTTCTCACAG AATTCTTTAGATCAATTGGACAATTGGGTTCTCTGTCGCATATTTTCGAAAAAGGGAAGTACTGAAAACAATGATGTTATTATTCAGACGAGTTCAGAGAACAAAACACTTAAGAATGTCGTGGACGTAATGGCTCAGCAGCCtagattatttgattttatgatGGAATACAAGACTGATGATTTGGGTCCTGTTTCTTCGAGTTCTTCGTCATCTTCAAGTTCCAGTACAATTAGTATCACTCAGGTGTCTTCGAGTGGAGCAAATCACGAAGAAGGCAGTGCCTGCAACACTAGTACTTAG
- the LOC108991768 gene encoding NAC domain-containing protein 83-like isoform X1 — MDKFRFAQKGAVVTRLPPGFRFQPTDEEIVFQYLKCKVFSCPLPASIITIPEINVCDYDPWDLPGDLGQEMYFFSHKEARYRNGNRTKRTTNSGYWKAAGSDKKILSSTKNHVVGMKKTLVFYRGKPSLGLRTDWIMHEYRLVDAGTAACIFSQVHNSTQNSLDQLDNWVLCRIFSKKGSTENNDVIIQTSSENKTLKNVVDVMAQQPRLFDFMMEYKTDDLGPVSSSSSSSSSSSTISITQVSSSGANHEEGSACNTST, encoded by the exons ATGGACAAGTTCAGGTTTGCTCAAAAAGGTGCAGTAGTGACCAGATTGCCTCCCGGCTTCCGTTTCCAGCCAACAGATGAAGAGATCGTCTTCCAGTACTTAAAGTGCAAGGTCTTCTCCTGCCCGTTGCCTGCCTCAATAATCACTATTCCTGAGATCAATGTCTGCGATTACGATCCTTGGGATTTGCCAg GTGATTTGGGGCAAGAGATGTATTTTTTCAGCCATAAGGAAGCAAGATATCGGAATGGGAACCGAACCAAACGGACAACTAATTCTGGTTACTGGAAGGCAGCCGGCTCAGACAAAAAGATCCTATCTTCTACAAAGAATCATGTGGTGGGAATGAAAAAGACTCTGGTTTTCTATAGAGGGAAGCCCTCCCTAGGATTGAGAACTGATTGGATTATGCATGAATACCGTCTTGTCGATGCAGGAACTGCAGCTTGCATTTTCTCACAGGTACATAACTCAACCCAG AATTCTTTAGATCAATTGGACAATTGGGTTCTCTGTCGCATATTTTCGAAAAAGGGAAGTACTGAAAACAATGATGTTATTATTCAGACGAGTTCAGAGAACAAAACACTTAAGAATGTCGTGGACGTAATGGCTCAGCAGCCtagattatttgattttatgatGGAATACAAGACTGATGATTTGGGTCCTGTTTCTTCGAGTTCTTCGTCATCTTCAAGTTCCAGTACAATTAGTATCACTCAGGTGTCTTCGAGTGGAGCAAATCACGAAGAAGGCAGTGCCTGCAACACTAGTACTTAG
- the LOC108998623 gene encoding mitochondrial import inner membrane translocase subunit TIM8: MDPSQLQSNELAQFIAQEKERAMVNEMVAKLTNVCWDKCITGTPGSKFSSSESSCLSNCARRYMDMSIIIVKRFQNMQ; the protein is encoded by the exons atgGATCCTTCGCAACTCCAATCCAATGAACTTGCGCAATTTATCGCC CAAGAGAAGGAAAGAGCAATGGTTAATGAGATGGTGGCAAAGCTCACAAATGTCTGCTGGGACAAATGCATCACTGGTACACCCGGAAGCAAGTTTAGTTCCAGTGAGTCTAGTTGCCTTTCAAACTGTGCACGGCGTTATATGGATATGAGCATCATTATTGTGAAACGCTTCCAGAACATGCAGTGA
- the LOC108998489 gene encoding bidirectional sugar transporter SWEET14-like, producing the protein MAIHQSWAFAFGLLGNIISFMVYLSPLPTFYQIYKKKSSEGFQSVPYVVALFSSKLWIYYAMLKKDANLLITINSVGCIIESIYMIMLFIFYATKKTRIQTVKLLLLLNVSGFSLMLLLTLFLANGSKRILVLGWICLVFNLTVFAAPLCIMRQVVRTKSVEYMPFPLSFFLTLGAVTWFFYGLFLKDYYIALPNTVGFIFGIVQMALYLVYKNANKILEEPKLHHVPEHIIDAVKLTTMVCSELNPAVPLSNIVDDNYAIGDQIHDEKEKA; encoded by the exons ATGGCCATTCACCAGTCATGGGCTTTTGCCTTTGGCCTTCTAG gcaacatcatttcatttatgGTTTACCTTTCTCCACT GCCAACATTCTATCAGATATACAAAAAGAAATCCAGTGAAGGTTTTCAATCAGTTCCTTATGTGGTTGCACTCTTCAGTTCAAAGCTGTGGATCTACTACGCGATGCTTAAGAAGGATGCAAATCTTCTTATTACCATAAACTCGGTTGGCTGCATAATCGAGTCCATCTACATGATCATGCTGTTCATATTTTATGCAACCAAAAAGACGAGG ATACAGACTGTGAAGCTTCTTCTCCTGTTAAATGTTTCTGGGTTCAGCCTGATGCTTCTCCTCACTCTCTTCCTAGCAAACGGCTCGAAACGTATCTTGGTTCTTGGATGGATTTGTCTGGTATTCAACCTTACTGTATTTGCTGCACCTCTCTGTATCATG AGACAAGTTGTAAGAACCAAGAGCGTCGAGTACATGCCATTCCCTTTGTCTTTCTTCCTAACCTTAGGTGCTGTGACCTGGTTCTTCTATGGCCTTTTTCTCAAGGACTACTACATTGCT CTTCCAAATACAGTGGGCTTTATCTTCGGCATTGTTCAGATGGCGCTCTACTTAGTCTACAAGAACGCCAACAAGATTCTGGAGGAGCCGAAGCTGCATCATGTACCTGAACACATCATTGATGCAGTTAAGCTTACCACAATGGTGTGTTCGGAACTGAATCCTGCAGTTCCGCTTTCAAATATTGTTGACGATAATTACGCAATTGGAGATCAAATTCATGATGAGAAGGAAAAGGCATGA
- the LOC108998398 gene encoding RNA pseudouridine synthase 7, whose amino-acid sequence MKKRKTREGEEGMEIVWQTPANPPEPHDYIFRNGRRHVLPYYFEFISHVKNRWAGKTIVDLFSEEFKGRPYDYYVGAVKCGRIQVDGEIVPVSYIVKRSQKISHFVHRHEPPVMAWDVSILQKEPDVLTVCKPASVPVHPCGQYRKNTVVGILQAEHGLAPLFPIHRLDRLVSGLLILARNASKADLFRQEIEAGLVQKQYIAKVIGEFPVDEQTVDANIDYNAREGRSTAEEKDTSSDTPVKGKAACTKFTRISTDGTTSIVLCEPITGRTHQIRVHLQYMGHPIANDMLYLSKHVTDRSAGGTSADRAAIESHHFLKSSFHDKCHEECEENPRHEFSIDPMCTNCPYLAPKGYDAHEEGLWLHCVRYSGPEWTYECPYPDWASLS is encoded by the exons atgaagaagaggaagacgaGGGAAGGAGAGGAGGGCATGGAGATCGTGTGGCAAACACCAGCCAATCCACCTGAGCCACACGATTACATCTTTCGCAACG GGAGGCGCCATGTTCTACCGTACTACTTCGAGTTCATCTCTCAT GTTAAGAATCGTTGGGCGGGCAAAACCATCGTCGATTTGTTCTCCGAGGAGTTCAAAGGCCGACCTTATGATTACTAT GTTGGTGCGGTCAAATGCGGACGGATACAGGTTGATGGAGAGATAGTGCCGGTTTCATACATAGTAAAACGGTCGCAAAAGATAAGCCACTTTGTGCACAG ACATGAACCACCGGTGATGGCTTGGGATGTGTCTATTCTTCAGAAAGAACCAGATGTGCTGACTGTTTGTAAGCCAGCATCAGTACCG GTGCATCCCTGCGGCCAATATCGTAAAAACACCGTTGTTGGCATCCTTCAAGCAGAGCATGGCTTGGCACCTCTGTTTC CGATTCATCGATTAGATCGTCTTGTTTCAGGACTCCTTATTTTGGCCAGAAATGCTTCAAAGGCTGATCTTTTTAGGCAAGAA ATTGAAGCTGGGTTGGTCCAGAAACAATATATTGCGAAAGTCATTGGGGAATTTCCAGTAGATGAG caAACTGTTGATGCTAACATAGATTATAATGCTCGAGAAGGAAGAAGCACGGCAGAG GAAAAAGATACTAGCAGTGATACTCCTGTGAAGGGGAAGGCTGCCTGTACAAAATTTACTCGGATTAGTACAGATGGAACCACCAGCATTGTTTTGTGTGAACCAATCACGGGTCGAACTCATCAA ATACGTGTTCATTTACAGTATATGGGGCATCCAATAGCCAACGATATGCTTTACCTTTCCAAACATGTAACTGATAGGTCTGCTGGAGGAACAAGTGCCGATAGAGCAGCTATTGAATCACatcattttttgaagtccagTTTTCATGACAAGTGTCACGAAGAATGTGAAGAGAACCCTAGACATGAGTTTAGTATTGATCCTATGTGTACAAATTGCCCTTACCTGGCTCCAAAAGG ataCGACGCACATGAGGAGGGTTTGTGGCTACATTGTGTTAGATACTCTGGACCTGAATGGACCTATGAATGCCCATATCCAGATTGGGCATCACTTAGCTAA
- the LOC108998316 gene encoding membrane-anchored ubiquitin-fold protein 3-like has product MPEEDLVDIKFRLYDGTDMGPFRYSSASTVDMLKQRVVSDWPKGKTIMPKAANEVKLITSGKILENNKSVGQCRMPFADNGGGVVIMHVVVQPSLAKTKTEKKIEDSSRKIVCSCSIL; this is encoded by the exons ATGCCGGAGGAGGACTTGGTGGACATAAAGTTCAGGCTGTACGATGGCACCGATATGGGCCCGTTTCGGTACTCTTCTGCCTCCACCGTCGATATGCTTAAGCAAAGGGTTGTCTCCGATTGGCCCAAAG GTAAAACAATCATGCCAAAGGCAGCGAATGAAGTGAAACTGATTACTTCCGGCAAAATCTTGGAAAACAACAAGTCCGTCGGTCAGTGTAGAATGCCTTTTGCTGATAATGGCGGGGGTGTTGTTATAATGCACGTTGTCGTACAGCCTTCTTTGGCAAAGACTAAAACAG AAAAGAAGATTGAAGATTCATCTCGGAAGATTGTCTGCTCGTGTTCCATACTGTGA